One Leifsonia shinshuensis DNA window includes the following coding sequences:
- a CDS encoding TetR/AcrR family transcriptional regulator, whose product MSRAARKPPAERRAELAASARALALDEGLAAVTLRAVAARAGVTPALVAHYHESMDGLVAETFTSIVGAEIAELRALLAAAPSPAAGLATLLRTLLDGTRDDVTVVWVEAWALGRRNSVLGAAVRDQMDAWSDVIEGVIADGVAAGSFRVEDPRAVAWQLLGMLDGLNAQALVRWGGAADRGSLLAHAVEGMLGVERGVLVA is encoded by the coding sequence ATGTCAAGAGCAGCCCGCAAACCGCCCGCCGAGCGCCGCGCCGAACTTGCCGCCTCCGCCCGCGCCCTCGCCCTCGACGAAGGCCTCGCCGCGGTGACGCTGCGGGCCGTCGCCGCCCGCGCCGGTGTGACACCCGCCCTGGTCGCGCACTACCACGAGTCGATGGACGGCCTGGTGGCCGAGACCTTCACGAGCATCGTCGGCGCGGAGATCGCCGAGTTGCGCGCCCTGCTCGCCGCGGCCCCGTCGCCCGCGGCCGGGCTCGCGACGCTGCTGCGCACCCTCCTCGACGGCACCCGCGACGACGTGACCGTGGTGTGGGTGGAGGCCTGGGCGCTCGGTCGCCGCAACTCCGTGCTCGGAGCCGCGGTGCGCGACCAGATGGACGCGTGGAGCGACGTCATCGAGGGCGTGATCGCCGACGGCGTGGCGGCGGGGTCGTTCCGCGTCGAGGACCCGCGCGCGGTGGCCTGGCAGCTGCTCGGGATGCTCGACGGGCTCAACGCGCAGGCGCTGGTCCGCTGGGGAGGCGCGGCCGACCGCGGCTCGCTGCTCGCGCACGCGGTGGAGGGGATGCTGGGGGTCGAGCGCGGGGTGCTGGTGGCGTAG
- a CDS encoding agmatine deiminase family protein, with amino-acid sequence MTWRMPAETAPHERTWMAFPRAGITLGDDAASAEEAYAAWTAVAHAVAEFEPVTMVVDPTERERAARMLGSHVEQVEAPLDEFWMRDFGPTFVVDDERPGVLGAVDWTFNGWGDPEWSEWRKSAEIARFVAERTGAELVSSVLVNEGGGIHVDGDGTVLLTETVQLDPRRNKYADKARVEAELARTIGATHAVWLPRGLNRDYDDFGTNGHVDIVATIPSPGRLLLHTQRNPEHPDFEVSRELRAFLSGTTDAAGRAWDIVDLPAPATLRDEEGFVDWSYVNHLVVNDGVIACGFGEEAADAEATEILEAAYPGRRVSMVDSRPIFARGGGIHCITQQQPAVAR; translated from the coding sequence ATGACCTGGCGCATGCCCGCCGAGACCGCACCGCACGAGCGCACCTGGATGGCTTTCCCACGTGCCGGCATCACGCTCGGCGACGACGCCGCCTCCGCCGAGGAGGCCTACGCCGCCTGGACCGCCGTCGCCCACGCGGTCGCCGAGTTCGAGCCCGTCACGATGGTGGTGGACCCGACCGAACGCGAGCGCGCCGCCCGCATGCTCGGCTCGCACGTCGAGCAGGTGGAGGCGCCGCTCGACGAGTTCTGGATGCGCGACTTCGGCCCGACCTTCGTGGTCGACGACGAGCGCCCGGGCGTGCTCGGCGCCGTCGACTGGACCTTCAACGGCTGGGGCGACCCGGAGTGGTCGGAGTGGCGGAAGTCGGCCGAGATCGCCCGCTTCGTCGCCGAGCGCACCGGCGCCGAGCTGGTCAGCTCCGTGCTCGTGAACGAGGGCGGCGGCATCCACGTCGACGGCGACGGCACCGTGCTGCTCACCGAGACGGTGCAGCTCGACCCGCGCCGCAACAAGTACGCGGACAAGGCCCGGGTGGAGGCCGAGCTCGCCCGCACGATCGGCGCGACGCACGCCGTCTGGCTCCCCCGCGGCCTCAACCGCGACTACGACGACTTCGGCACGAACGGGCACGTCGACATCGTCGCCACCATCCCGTCGCCCGGCCGCCTGCTGCTGCACACGCAGCGCAACCCGGAGCACCCCGACTTCGAGGTGTCGCGCGAGCTGCGCGCGTTCCTCTCCGGCACGACCGACGCGGCCGGCCGCGCCTGGGACATCGTCGACCTCCCGGCCCCCGCGACGCTCCGCGACGAGGAGGGCTTCGTGGACTGGAGCTACGTGAACCACCTCGTCGTCAACGACGGCGTGATCGCCTGCGGCTTCGGCGAGGAGGCCGCGGACGCCGAGGCGACCGAGATCCTGGAGGCCGCGTACCCGGGCCGCCGGGTGAGCATGGTGGACTCGCGCCCGATCTTCGCCCGCGGCGGCGGTATCCACTGCATTACGCAGCAGCAGCCGGCGGTCGCCCGATGA
- a CDS encoding NAD(P)-dependent oxidoreductase, translating to MKLTIFGASGRTGTQLVHRALERGDDVTAVLRRPAGLDPRVTVRVVPDFADTAALRAAIEDSDAVLSAIGPRSRKDAPVAAPATRRILAAGPRRIVVISAAPVAPPPADDSVISRRIALPIVSSVLRPVYDDLREMEAALAASDSVWTAFRPPLLTNGKATGRYRTRVGGSVPRSFSVSRADLADAMLASLGRPETERQPVGVAA from the coding sequence ATGAAGCTCACCATCTTCGGAGCGAGCGGCCGCACCGGCACGCAGCTCGTCCATCGCGCACTCGAACGCGGCGACGACGTCACGGCGGTGCTGCGCCGGCCGGCCGGGCTCGACCCGCGCGTCACGGTGCGCGTCGTCCCCGACTTCGCCGACACCGCCGCCCTGCGCGCGGCGATCGAGGACTCCGACGCCGTGCTCTCCGCGATCGGGCCGCGCTCGCGCAAGGATGCCCCGGTCGCAGCGCCGGCCACCCGCCGCATCCTGGCCGCCGGACCGCGGCGGATCGTCGTCATCAGCGCGGCGCCGGTCGCGCCGCCGCCCGCGGACGACAGTGTGATCAGCCGCCGCATCGCGCTCCCGATCGTCAGCAGCGTGCTGCGCCCGGTCTACGACGACCTGCGCGAGATGGAGGCGGCGCTCGCCGCATCCGACAGCGTCTGGACCGCGTTCCGGCCGCCGCTGCTCACCAACGGCAAGGCGACCGGACGCTACCGGACCAGGGTCGGCGGCAGCGTGCCGCGGAGCTTCAGCGTGTCCAGGGCCGACCTCGCCGACGCCATGCTCGCGAGCCTCGGCCGCCCGGAGACGGAGCGGCAGCCGGTCGGGGTCGCCGCCTGA
- a CDS encoding VOC family protein, whose product MSNLVVHFEIHAIEPQRLMDYYSGLLGWTFTRFGEMPYWAIDTGEGAIGMGAAGNGINGGLTQRMGQAPALDAPISGANIVVGIDGSVDELYQRGLDLGGTEALPPDDMPSIGRVAYLRDPEGNVFGMISPVLSDGTDVTSFIAS is encoded by the coding sequence ATGTCGAATCTCGTCGTCCACTTCGAAATCCACGCCATCGAGCCGCAACGGCTGATGGACTACTACTCCGGCCTGCTCGGCTGGACCTTCACCCGGTTCGGCGAGATGCCGTACTGGGCGATCGACACCGGCGAAGGGGCGATCGGGATGGGCGCCGCCGGCAACGGCATCAACGGCGGCCTCACCCAGCGCATGGGACAGGCGCCCGCCCTCGACGCCCCCATCTCCGGCGCGAACATCGTGGTCGGAATCGACGGGAGCGTGGACGAGCTGTACCAGCGCGGCCTGGACCTCGGCGGCACCGAAGCGCTGCCTCCCGACGACATGCCCTCGATCGGCCGTGTCGCCTACCTGCGCGACCCCGAGGGAAACGTCTTCGGGATGATCTCGCCGGTGCTGTCCGACGGCACCGACGTCACCTCCTTCATCGCTTCCTGA
- a CDS encoding M15 family metallopeptidase, with protein sequence MHPRRSVLHIALALSALAALTGCTSSAAVAPPVTGSAQLTDDDGYIPEGSSLTLDSDLPAVRRLDPALLDALRSAASAASDRGTAITIVDGWRSERYQEYLFAQAVRTYGSEQEASRWVKRGADSAHVSGKAVDIQTADAMDFLSRFGSEWGLCQTYANERWHFELLTGPGGDCPAPLADGRG encoded by the coding sequence ATGCATCCCCGCCGCTCCGTCCTGCACATCGCGCTCGCCCTGTCCGCGCTCGCGGCCCTCACGGGCTGCACCTCCTCGGCGGCGGTCGCCCCTCCCGTCACCGGATCGGCGCAGCTCACCGACGACGACGGCTACATCCCCGAGGGCTCGTCCCTCACGCTGGACAGCGATCTCCCCGCGGTGCGGCGGCTCGACCCGGCCCTGCTGGACGCGCTCCGGTCGGCGGCCTCTGCGGCCTCCGACCGCGGCACGGCGATCACGATCGTGGACGGCTGGCGCTCCGAGCGCTACCAGGAGTACCTGTTCGCGCAGGCCGTGCGGACATACGGGAGCGAGCAGGAGGCCTCCCGCTGGGTGAAGCGCGGCGCCGACTCCGCTCACGTCTCCGGCAAGGCGGTCGACATCCAGACCGCGGACGCGATGGACTTCCTCAGCCGGTTCGGCTCGGAGTGGGGCCTCTGCCAGACCTACGCGAACGAGCGCTGGCATTTCGAGCTGCTGACCGGGCCGGGAGGCGACTGCCCGGCCCCGCTGGCGGACGGTCGCGGCTAG
- a CDS encoding alpha/beta fold hydrolase, whose translation MTAFTPATPFRVSVDGGELAGGQWHADAGGMPLVGIHGITANHVSWGMVAAALPGVRLIAPDLRGRGGSGGLPGPYAMAGHADDVARMLDGLGVERAVVAGHSMGAFVAVWMAERHPDRVERLVLIDGGLPVLRTADLGPARDRLRMTFASADDYLAFWHRHPALGPWWNDAVEAYALYDLVGTPPELRSSVSEAAMSVNATEMDGSSGYAEALAGLTLPIAFVRAPRGLLNTDPLYLPEEPAEWRGRLPWFEAFEADDVNHYTIVMTEAGVRQLTPHLPGAYPAHPHYHSDPAAHAHPHPKEK comes from the coding sequence ATGACGGCTTTCACGCCCGCGACGCCGTTCCGCGTGTCCGTCGACGGCGGCGAGCTCGCGGGCGGCCAGTGGCACGCCGACGCGGGTGGGATGCCGCTGGTCGGCATCCACGGGATCACCGCCAACCATGTGTCGTGGGGCATGGTCGCGGCGGCGCTGCCCGGCGTGCGGCTGATCGCGCCCGACCTGCGCGGACGCGGCGGCAGCGGCGGCCTCCCCGGACCGTACGCGATGGCCGGCCACGCCGACGACGTCGCCCGGATGCTCGACGGGCTCGGCGTCGAGCGCGCGGTCGTCGCGGGCCACTCGATGGGCGCGTTCGTCGCGGTCTGGATGGCCGAACGGCACCCCGACCGGGTCGAGCGGCTGGTCCTGATCGACGGCGGTCTCCCCGTGCTGCGCACCGCCGATCTCGGCCCCGCCCGCGACCGGCTGCGGATGACCTTCGCGAGCGCCGACGACTACCTCGCGTTCTGGCATCGGCACCCCGCGCTCGGCCCGTGGTGGAACGACGCGGTCGAGGCGTACGCGCTCTACGACCTCGTCGGCACCCCGCCCGAACTGCGGTCGAGCGTGTCCGAGGCGGCCATGTCCGTCAACGCGACCGAGATGGACGGCAGCAGCGGCTACGCGGAGGCGCTCGCCGGGCTCACCCTCCCGATCGCCTTCGTCCGCGCGCCGCGCGGCCTCCTGAACACCGACCCGCTCTACCTGCCGGAGGAGCCCGCCGAGTGGCGCGGCCGGCTGCCGTGGTTCGAGGCCTTCGAGGCGGACGACGTGAACCACTACACGATCGTGATGACGGAGGCGGGCGTGCGGCAGCTCACCCCGCACCTGCCCGGCGCGTACCCCGCTCACCCGCACTATCACTCCGACCCCGCAGCGCACGCTCACCCTCACCCGAAGGAGAAGTAA
- a CDS encoding alpha/beta fold hydrolase, which produces MTGTLLPGIVARSIPTSRYTANVLARTTDPTVAADATRTIVFVHGNVSSSLFWQPLMLSLPEGTRALAIDLRGFGESETLPVDATRGVGDFSEDVAAVLDELGTGPVHLVGWSMGGGVVMQLLLDRPDLVSSLTLVSTVSPYGFGGTALDGSLLNASASGSGGGGANPDFVERLAAGDTGEESPTSPRAVYRSAYVAPGFTTEYEDLWVQSMLTTATGVDNYPGDATTTDDWPGFAPGPRGVLNTMAPTYFDTTDIVDLPVKPPILWIHGALDAIVNDASFFDLNQLGAAGVIPGWPGEDVAPPQPMLKQIRAVLESYQAEGGVTREVVFEDCGHSPHIEKPEEFLAELTAWVE; this is translated from the coding sequence GTGACAGGAACCCTGCTCCCGGGCATCGTCGCCCGCAGCATCCCGACCTCCCGCTACACCGCCAACGTCCTCGCGCGCACGACCGACCCCACCGTCGCCGCCGACGCCACCCGGACGATCGTGTTCGTGCACGGCAACGTGTCGTCGTCGCTGTTCTGGCAGCCGCTGATGCTGTCGCTCCCGGAGGGCACCCGCGCACTTGCGATCGACCTCCGCGGCTTCGGGGAGAGCGAGACGCTGCCCGTCGACGCGACCCGCGGGGTCGGCGACTTCTCGGAGGACGTCGCCGCCGTACTGGACGAGCTCGGCACCGGCCCGGTGCACCTGGTCGGCTGGAGCATGGGCGGCGGCGTGGTCATGCAGCTCCTGCTCGACCGCCCCGACCTGGTGAGCAGCCTCACACTGGTCTCCACCGTCTCCCCGTACGGCTTCGGCGGCACCGCGCTCGACGGCAGCCTCCTCAACGCGTCCGCCTCGGGGAGCGGAGGGGGCGGAGCCAACCCGGACTTCGTGGAACGCCTGGCAGCGGGCGATACCGGCGAGGAGTCGCCCACGTCGCCGCGCGCCGTCTACCGCTCGGCGTACGTCGCGCCGGGCTTCACGACCGAGTACGAGGACCTCTGGGTGCAGTCCATGCTCACCACGGCGACCGGCGTCGACAACTATCCCGGCGACGCGACCACGACCGACGACTGGCCGGGCTTCGCGCCGGGCCCGCGCGGCGTCCTCAACACCATGGCGCCGACCTACTTCGACACGACCGACATCGTCGACCTCCCGGTCAAGCCCCCGATCCTCTGGATCCACGGCGCGCTCGACGCGATCGTCAACGACGCCTCCTTCTTCGACCTCAACCAGCTCGGCGCGGCCGGCGTCATCCCCGGCTGGCCCGGCGAGGACGTCGCGCCCCCGCAGCCGATGCTGAAGCAGATCCGCGCGGTGCTGGAGAGCTACCAGGCGGAGGGCGGCGTGACCAGGGAGGTGGTCTTCGAGGACTGCGGGCACTCGCCGCACATCGAGAAGCCGGAGGAGTTCCTGGCGGAGTTGACCGCCTGGGTGGAGTAG
- a CDS encoding 3-hydroxybutyrate dehydrogenase: MADLSGRRALITGGASGIGLACAEAFAAAGAHVTIADLNGDAARATAARLGGEAWEVDLSDTAALGDLRLDTDILVNNAGIQHVRPIPEFEPESFALILRIMLEAPFLLIRAALPGMYERGFGRVINISSVHGLRASEFKSAYVAAKHGLEGLSKVTALEGAEHGVTSNCIEPSYVRTPLVEKQIADQARLHGIPEDEVVEKIMLTEPAIKSLVEPEEVAGLALWLAGAGSRMVTGASYTIDGGWSAK; the protein is encoded by the coding sequence ATGGCGGACCTCTCGGGGCGCAGGGCGCTCATCACCGGCGGCGCCAGCGGCATCGGCCTGGCGTGCGCGGAGGCGTTCGCCGCGGCGGGCGCGCACGTCACCATCGCCGACCTGAACGGCGACGCCGCGCGCGCGACCGCCGCCCGTCTCGGCGGCGAGGCGTGGGAGGTCGACCTCTCCGACACCGCCGCGCTCGGCGACCTCCGCCTGGACACCGACATCCTCGTCAACAACGCCGGCATCCAGCACGTCCGCCCGATCCCCGAGTTCGAACCGGAGAGCTTCGCGCTCATCCTGCGGATCATGCTGGAGGCGCCCTTCCTCCTCATCCGCGCCGCGCTGCCCGGAATGTACGAGCGCGGCTTCGGGCGCGTCATCAACATCTCGAGCGTCCACGGCCTCCGCGCGTCCGAGTTCAAGTCGGCGTACGTCGCCGCCAAGCACGGCCTGGAGGGCCTGTCGAAGGTGACCGCGCTGGAGGGCGCAGAGCACGGCGTGACGAGCAACTGCATCGAGCCGAGCTACGTCCGCACCCCGCTGGTCGAGAAGCAGATCGCCGACCAGGCGCGGCTGCACGGCATCCCGGAGGACGAGGTGGTGGAGAAGATCATGCTCACCGAGCCGGCGATCAAGAGCCTGGTCGAGCCGGAGGAGGTTGCCGGGCTCGCCCTCTGGCTGGCCGGCGCGGGGTCGCGCATGGTGACCGGCGCGAGCTACACGATCGACGGCGGCTGGAGCGCGAAATGA
- a CDS encoding MarR family winged helix-turn-helix transcriptional regulator, with amino-acid sequence MPAPDDRPEFTALETRASFLLSQLGLQSAQRFTAALAPLGITPNRFGVLAQLARQEGRTQQELATALGLHRNSMVGMIDDLESRGLVERRRHPGDRRAYAIHLTPAARDVLATGELIADELEETMLGVLGPEERATLVATLTRLVAAAGYRAGVHPGLSEAH; translated from the coding sequence ATGCCGGCCCCGGACGACCGCCCCGAGTTCACCGCCCTCGAGACGCGCGCGAGCTTCCTCCTCTCGCAGCTCGGCCTCCAGAGCGCCCAGCGCTTCACCGCTGCGCTCGCCCCGCTCGGGATCACGCCGAACCGCTTCGGCGTGCTGGCGCAACTCGCCCGCCAGGAGGGCCGGACCCAGCAGGAGCTGGCCACCGCGCTCGGGCTGCACCGCAACTCCATGGTGGGCATGATCGACGACCTCGAGTCCCGCGGCCTGGTCGAGCGCCGCCGTCACCCCGGAGACCGGCGCGCCTACGCCATCCACCTCACCCCCGCGGCCCGCGACGTGCTCGCGACCGGCGAGCTGATCGCGGACGAGCTGGAGGAGACGATGCTCGGCGTCCTCGGCCCCGAGGAGCGTGCGACGCTCGTGGCGACCCTGACCCGCCTGGTGGCCGCGGCGGGGTACCGGGCGGGGGTGCATCCGGGCCTGAGCGAGGCGCACTGA
- the argG gene encoding argininosuccinate synthase, whose protein sequence is MSKVLSSLPVGERVGIAFSGGLDTSCAVAWMREKGAVPCTYTADIGQYDEPNIDEVPGRAKEYGAEVARLVDAKRALVEEGLIALQCGAFHIRSGGKTYFNTTPLGRAVTGVMLVRAMMDDDVEIWGDGSTYKGNDIERFYRYGLIANPRLRIYKPWLDAAFVEELGGRKEMSEWLVARGFPYRDATEKAYSTDANIWGATHEAKRLEELDAGLDIVDPIMGVAAWREDVEIIPETVSVRFEAGRPVALNGVEFADPVALALEANAIGGRHGLGASDQIENRIIEAKSRGIYEAPGMALLHIAYERLLNAIHNEDTVANYHNEGRRLGRLMYEGRWLDPQSLMLRESLQRWVGSAITGEVTLRLRRGDDYTILDTTGPALSYHPDKLSMERVGNAAFGPSDRIGQLTMRNLDIADSRSRLEQYAASGLIGGPTGDLVGELEEGSARSILELDVSGSDDALSREIDASSEGAAFDAGTD, encoded by the coding sequence GTGTCCAAGGTCTTGAGCAGTCTTCCCGTCGGTGAGCGAGTCGGCATCGCGTTCTCGGGGGGTCTCGACACCTCCTGCGCGGTGGCGTGGATGCGCGAGAAGGGTGCGGTCCCCTGCACCTACACCGCGGACATCGGCCAGTACGACGAGCCGAACATCGACGAGGTCCCCGGCCGTGCGAAGGAGTACGGCGCGGAGGTCGCCCGCCTGGTGGACGCCAAGCGCGCGCTGGTCGAGGAGGGCCTGATCGCGCTGCAGTGCGGCGCCTTCCACATCCGCTCCGGCGGCAAGACCTACTTCAACACCACGCCGCTCGGCCGCGCGGTCACCGGCGTCATGCTGGTGCGCGCGATGATGGACGACGACGTCGAGATCTGGGGCGACGGCTCCACCTACAAGGGCAACGACATCGAGCGGTTCTACCGCTACGGCCTCATCGCCAACCCGCGCCTGCGCATCTACAAGCCGTGGCTGGACGCCGCGTTCGTGGAGGAGCTCGGCGGCCGCAAGGAGATGAGCGAGTGGCTCGTCGCGCGCGGCTTCCCGTACCGCGACGCCACCGAGAAGGCGTACTCGACGGACGCGAACATCTGGGGCGCGACGCACGAGGCGAAGCGCCTGGAGGAGCTCGACGCCGGGCTCGACATCGTCGACCCGATCATGGGCGTCGCCGCCTGGCGCGAGGACGTCGAGATCATCCCGGAGACCGTCTCGGTCCGCTTCGAGGCGGGCCGGCCGGTCGCGCTCAACGGCGTGGAGTTCGCCGACCCGGTGGCGCTCGCGCTGGAGGCGAACGCGATCGGCGGCCGGCACGGTCTCGGCGCGTCCGACCAGATCGAGAACCGCATCATCGAGGCCAAGAGCCGCGGCATCTACGAGGCGCCGGGCATGGCGCTCCTCCACATCGCCTACGAGCGTCTGCTCAACGCGATCCACAACGAGGACACCGTCGCCAACTACCACAACGAGGGCCGTCGCCTGGGCCGCCTCATGTACGAGGGCCGCTGGCTCGACCCGCAGTCGCTCATGCTGCGCGAGTCCCTGCAGCGCTGGGTCGGCTCGGCGATCACCGGCGAGGTGACCCTGCGCCTGCGCCGCGGCGACGACTACACGATCCTCGACACGACGGGTCCGGCGCTCAGCTACCACCCCGACAAGCTCTCCATGGAGCGCGTCGGCAACGCGGCGTTCGGTCCGTCCGACCGCATCGGCCAGCTCACCATGCGCAACCTCGACATCGCCGACTCGCGCTCGCGCCTCGAGCAGTACGCCGCCTCCGGCCTCATCGGCGGCCCGACCGGCGACCTCGTCGGCGAGCTGGAGGAGGGCAGCGCCCGCTCGATCCTCGAGCTCGACGTGAGCGGCTCCGACGACGCGCTGTCGCGGGAGATCGACGCATCCTCCGAGGGCGCCGCGTTCGACGCCGGGACCGACTGA
- a CDS encoding amidase encodes MTAFDVVEAGIADLRRALESGETTSAELVDAYLARIDAYDTAGPRLNALVVRNPDARAEAQAADERRARGETLGPLDGIPYTAKDSYLARGLTAAAGSPAFEHLVAQRDAFTIERLRAGGAILLGLTNMPPMANGGMQRGVYGRAESPYNGDFLTAAFGSGSSNGSGTATAASFAAFGLGEETWSSGRAPASNNALCAYTPSRGVISVRGNWPLVPTMDVVVPHTRTMADLLEVLDVIVADDAETRGDFWRAQPWVPIPPASELRPASYPALADGASLAGRRVAVPRMYINADEEAGTGEQVGIGGPTGQRIRTRESVIALWEAARRDLEAAGAEVVETDFPVVSNYEGDRPGAPTIATRGLVSPAYLRREIIDLSAWGWDDFLAANGDPALNTLADVDGARIFPQPEGALPDRYTGFDDDIAEYPDWVREHPGTTLEGIPELEDGLRGLEETRRVDLEQWMAGLGVDAVVFPAVADVGPADMDVNPASADLGWRNGVWVANGNLVPRHLGIPTVTVPMGTMSDTGMPVGLTFAGRAYDDAALLALAAAFEATGRRRTEPPRTPRLG; translated from the coding sequence ATGACCGCCTTCGACGTCGTGGAGGCCGGCATCGCCGACCTCCGCCGGGCCCTGGAGTCCGGCGAGACCACCAGCGCCGAGCTGGTCGACGCCTACCTCGCCCGCATCGACGCCTACGACACCGCCGGCCCGCGGCTCAATGCGCTCGTCGTCCGCAACCCCGACGCCCGCGCCGAGGCCCAGGCCGCCGACGAGCGCCGAGCCCGCGGCGAGACGCTCGGCCCGCTGGACGGCATCCCGTACACCGCCAAGGACAGTTACCTGGCCCGCGGCCTCACCGCCGCGGCCGGCTCCCCCGCGTTCGAGCACCTGGTCGCCCAGCGCGACGCCTTCACCATCGAGCGGCTGCGCGCCGGCGGGGCCATCCTGCTCGGCCTCACCAACATGCCGCCGATGGCCAACGGCGGGATGCAGCGCGGCGTCTACGGCCGCGCCGAGAGCCCGTACAACGGCGACTTCCTGACGGCCGCGTTCGGCTCCGGCTCGTCTAACGGCTCCGGCACCGCGACCGCGGCGAGCTTCGCCGCGTTCGGGCTTGGGGAGGAGACCTGGTCGTCCGGCCGCGCCCCGGCCTCCAACAACGCGCTGTGCGCCTACACGCCGTCGCGCGGCGTCATCTCGGTGCGCGGCAACTGGCCGCTCGTCCCGACGATGGACGTCGTGGTGCCGCACACCCGCACGATGGCCGACCTCCTGGAGGTGCTGGACGTCATCGTCGCCGACGACGCCGAGACCCGCGGCGACTTCTGGCGCGCGCAGCCCTGGGTGCCGATCCCGCCCGCGTCCGAGTTGCGGCCTGCCTCGTATCCCGCGCTGGCCGACGGCGCGAGCCTCGCCGGCCGCCGCGTGGCCGTCCCGCGCATGTACATCAACGCGGACGAGGAGGCCGGCACCGGCGAGCAGGTCGGCATCGGCGGCCCGACCGGGCAGCGCATCCGCACCCGCGAATCGGTCATCGCGCTGTGGGAGGCCGCCCGCCGCGATCTGGAGGCCGCCGGCGCCGAGGTGGTCGAGACCGACTTCCCCGTCGTGTCCAACTACGAGGGCGACCGGCCGGGAGCGCCCACCATCGCCACCCGCGGCCTCGTCTCGCCCGCGTACCTGCGCCGCGAGATCATCGACCTCTCCGCCTGGGGCTGGGACGACTTCCTCGCCGCCAACGGCGACCCGGCGCTGAACACGCTGGCCGACGTCGACGGCGCGCGGATCTTCCCGCAGCCGGAGGGCGCGCTGCCCGACCGCTACACCGGGTTCGACGACGACATCGCCGAGTACCCGGACTGGGTGCGCGAGCACCCCGGCACGACGTTGGAGGGCATCCCCGAGCTGGAGGACGGTCTGCGCGGCCTGGAGGAGACCCGCCGCGTCGACCTCGAGCAGTGGATGGCCGGCCTCGGCGTCGACGCCGTCGTGTTCCCGGCGGTCGCCGACGTCGGCCCCGCCGACATGGACGTGAACCCGGCCTCCGCCGACCTCGGCTGGCGCAACGGCGTCTGGGTCGCGAACGGCAACCTGGTGCCGCGGCACCTGGGCATCCCGACCGTCACGGTCCCGATGGGCACGATGAGCGACACCGGGATGCCGGTCGGCCTCACGTTCGCGGGCCGCGCGTACGACGACGCGGCACTGCTGGCGCTGGCCGCGGCCTTCGAGGCGACCGGCCGCCGACGCACGGAACCGCCGCGGACGCCCCGCCTCGGCTGA